The proteins below are encoded in one region of Pseudomonas putida S13.1.2:
- a CDS encoding methyl-accepting chemotaxis protein, giving the protein MRNNQPITQRERTFPAQQRLISTTNAKGVITYCNDAFIDISGFTREELTGAPHNLVRHPDVPPAVFAHMWQTLKQGQPWMGIVKNRCKSGDHYWVNAYVTPIYDNNQVVGFESVRVKPTAEQIRRAEALYQRINQGKPAVPRRDKWLPVLQDWLPFILISQVGFLIGNWLGHSWGFALAAGLSVPLGLLGLSWQQRGLKRLLRLAEQTTSDPLIAQMFTDSRGVQARLEMAMLSQDARMKTCLTRLQDSAEHLSDQARQSDALAHKSSSGLERQRVETEQVAAAVNQMAATTQEVANHVQRTADATQEANRLTSQGRQIAGETREAIERLSAAVGETGQTVTQLAKDSDEIGGVVDVIKGIADQTNLLALNAAIEAARAGEMGRGFAVVADEVRQLAQRTAESTGQIHGLIAKLQQTASNAVLTMETGHRQAQEGVDRVMQADEALVGISEAVANITDMATQIAAATEEQTAVADEISRNISTIAELADQTAEQAQHSALLSEELTSTAGSQYSLVERFNR; this is encoded by the coding sequence ATGCGTAACAACCAGCCGATTACCCAGAGAGAACGGACTTTCCCTGCCCAGCAGCGGTTGATTTCCACCACCAACGCCAAGGGCGTGATCACCTACTGTAACGATGCCTTCATCGACATCAGTGGTTTCACCCGCGAAGAGTTGACCGGCGCGCCGCATAACCTGGTACGCCACCCCGACGTGCCGCCTGCCGTGTTTGCCCATATGTGGCAAACCCTGAAGCAGGGCCAGCCGTGGATGGGCATCGTCAAGAACCGCTGCAAGTCCGGCGACCACTACTGGGTAAACGCCTATGTCACACCGATTTACGACAACAACCAGGTTGTCGGTTTCGAGTCGGTGCGGGTCAAGCCAACCGCTGAGCAGATTCGCCGCGCCGAAGCACTGTACCAGCGCATCAACCAGGGCAAGCCAGCGGTACCTCGCAGGGACAAGTGGCTGCCGGTGCTGCAGGACTGGTTGCCTTTCATCCTGATCAGCCAGGTGGGCTTCCTGATCGGCAACTGGCTGGGCCATTCCTGGGGCTTTGCCCTGGCTGCAGGGCTATCCGTACCCCTGGGCCTGCTGGGCTTGAGCTGGCAGCAGCGCGGCCTCAAGCGCCTGTTGCGCCTGGCCGAACAGACCACCTCCGACCCGCTGATCGCGCAGATGTTCACCGACAGCCGTGGCGTGCAGGCGCGTCTGGAAATGGCCATGCTCAGCCAGGATGCCCGCATGAAAACCTGCCTGACCCGCTTGCAGGACAGTGCCGAACACCTCAGCGACCAGGCGCGCCAGTCCGACGCCCTGGCGCACAAGAGTTCCTCTGGGCTGGAGCGCCAGCGGGTAGAGACCGAGCAGGTCGCCGCCGCCGTCAACCAGATGGCCGCCACCACCCAGGAAGTGGCCAACCACGTACAGCGCACCGCCGACGCCACCCAGGAAGCCAACCGCCTGACCAGCCAAGGCCGGCAGATTGCCGGGGAAACCCGCGAGGCCATCGAACGCCTGTCGGCAGCGGTGGGCGAAACCGGTCAGACGGTCACCCAACTGGCCAAGGACAGCGACGAGATTGGTGGTGTGGTCGATGTGATCAAGGGCATTGCCGACCAGACCAATTTGCTGGCACTGAATGCGGCCATCGAAGCGGCGCGCGCCGGTGAAATGGGCCGTGGCTTTGCCGTGGTGGCCGACGAAGTGCGTCAGTTGGCCCAGCGCACTGCCGAGTCAACCGGGCAGATCCACGGGCTGATCGCCAAGCTGCAACAAACCGCCAGCAACGCCGTGCTGACCATGGAAACCGGCCACCGCCAGGCGCAGGAAGGCGTCGACCGCGTGATGCAGGCTGACGAGGCACTGGTGGGGATCAGCGAAGCGGTGGCCAACATCACCGACATGGCCACCCAGATTGCCGCCGCGACCGAAGAGCAGACTGCAGTGGCCGACGAAATCAGCCGCAACATCAGCACCATTGCCGAACTGGCCGACCAGACCGCCGAACAGGCGCAGCATTCGGCACTGCTGAGCGAGGAACTGACCAGCACGGCGGGTAGCCAGTATTCGCTGGTGGAGCGGTTCAACCGCTAA